The following are encoded in a window of Rosa chinensis cultivar Old Blush chromosome 4, RchiOBHm-V2, whole genome shotgun sequence genomic DNA:
- the LOC112197433 gene encoding aldehyde dehydrogenase 22A1, translating to MAFWWPLIVLAFAYAICRFLLMLIPPNVPSIQVDASDVLDDGNQTQENSFIYVPPRGRTQQSEAKVQCYEPATMKYLGYYPALTPVEVKERVALARKAQKTWAKSSFKQRRLFLRILLKYIIEHQDLICEISSRDTGKTMVDASLGEIMTTCEKITWLLSEGERWLKPEYRSCGRSMIHKRSKVEFHPLGVIGAIVSWNYPFHNIFNPMLAAVFSGNGIVIKVSEHASWSGCFYFRIIQSALAAVGAPENLVDVITGFSETGEALVSSVDKLIFVGSPGVGKMIMRNAAETLTPVTLELGGKDAFIVCEDADVEHVAQIAVRAVLQSSGQNCAGAERFYVHKDIYSSFINQVSKIVKSVSAGPPLAGKYDMGAICMQEHSERLQNLVNDALDKGAKLVVRGSFGHIGEDAVDHFFPPTVIENVNHTMKLMQEEAFGPIMPIMKFSTDEEAVKLANDSKYGLGCAVFSGSQRRAREITSQIHCGVAAINDFASSYMCQSLPFGGVKDSGFGRFAGVEGLRACCLVKSVVEDRWWPYIKTKIPKPIQYPVGENGFEFQESLVEALYGLNIWDRLRALVTVLKILTDQNSHASSNRKRRDD from the exons ATGGCGTTTTGGTGGCCTCTGATCGTCCTCGCTTTCGCTTACGCCATTTGTAGGTTCCTCTTGATGCTCATCCCTCCCAATGTGCCTTCCATTCAAGTCGACGCTTCTGACg TGTTGGACGATGGGAATCAGACGCAGGAGAACAGTTTCATATat GTACCTCCGAGGGGAAGGACACAGCAGTCGGAGGCAAAGGTTCAGTGCTATGAACCTGCAACCATGAAATACCTGGGATATTACCCTGCATTGACTCCTGTTGAG GTCAAGGAGCGGGTAGCACTAGCAAGGAAGGCACAGAAGACATGGGCAAAGAGTAGCTTCAAGCAAAGACGCCTGTTTCTTCGGATTCTTCTCAAGTATATAATAGAACACCAAGACCTTATATGTGA AATATCTTCACGTGATACGGGGAAGACAATGGTAGATGCGTCTTTAGGGGAGATAATGACAACGTGTGAGAAGATCACTTGGCTTCTTTCAGAGGGTGAGCGGTGGCTAAAGCCTGAATACCG ATCTTGTGGAAGATCAATGATTCACAAGAGATCTAAAGTTGAATTCCACCCTCTTGGAGTTATTGGTGCCATTGTGTCATGGAATTATCCTTTTCACAATATCTTTAATCCAATGCTGGCAGCAGTTTTTTCTGGAAATGGCATTGTGATTAAG GTTTCAGAACATGCAAGCTGGTCTGGATGCTTCTACTTCCGCATAATACAATCTGCCCTTGCTGCTGTAGGAGCTCCTGAAAATCTAGTTGATGTCATAACAGG GTTTTCTGAAACTGGGGAAGCACTTGTGTCTTCTGTTGACAAGTTAATATTTGTTGGATCACCGGGTGTGGGTAAGATG ATAATGAGAAATGCTGCTGAGACGCTTACACCAGTTACACTTGAACTTGGTGGAAAAGATGCATTTATTGTATGTGAAGATGCTGATGTGGAACAT GTCGCTCAAATTGCTGTGAGAGCCGTTCTTCAGTCAAGTGGACAGAACTGTGCTGGGGCTGAGAGATTTTATGTTCACAAGGACATTTACTCTTCATTCATCAATCAAGTATCTAAGATTGTGAAATCTGTTTCAGCT GGCCCACCGCTTGCTGGAAAGTATGATATGGGTGCTATATGTATGCAAGAGCACTCTGAAAGGCTTCAAAACCTTGTTAATGATGCCTTAGACAAAGGCGCAAAACTTGTTGTTCGGGGAAGTTTTGGCCATATAGGTGAAGATGCAGTTGATCACTTTTTTCCGCCTACTGTGATTGAAAATGTAAATCACACGATGAAGTTGATGCAAGAGGAG GCATTTGGACCAATCATGCCCATAATGAAGTTTAGCACTGATGAAGAGGCTGTGAAACTAGCCAATGACTCAAAATACGGTCTTGGTTGTGCTGTTTTTTCTGGCAGCCAGCGTCGTGCTAGAGAGATAACTTCCCAGATACACTGTGGAGTTGCTGCAATTAATGATTTTGCATCATCATACATGTGCCAG TCCCTGCCATTTGGTGGTGTAAAAGACAGTGGATTTGGAAGATTTGCTGGTGTTGAAGGATTGCGAGCATGTTGTCTTGTAAAATCAGTTGTTGAGGATAGATGGTGGCCCTACATCAAAACCAAGATACCAAAGCCTATTCAG TATCCTGTTGGAGAGAATGGTTTTGAGTTCCAGGAGTCACTTGTTGAAGCACTCTATGGCCTGAACATATGGGACCGACTTCGAGCATTGGTTACTGTTCTGAAGATCCTTACTGATCAAAACTCTCATGCTAGCAGCAACAGGAAGAGAAGAGATGACTGA
- the LOC112197434 gene encoding probable N-acetyltransferase HLS1 isoform X4 yields the protein MVAQLLENEELVGVVRGCIKHVGTGFGGVYVMGCILGLRVSPTHRRMGIGFQLMNSVEEWLLRKGAQYTFLATERNNTASTNLFTSKCNYVNISSLIIFVQPICSSAKHLLPQNIKIEKLHVDQAISLYENKLRTKDISPTDMDVILKEKLSLGTWVCYFEEQGWINLDGEGNNKGTITKTQSSWVIFSMWNNCEPYKLHIRKSHPLRYFHATLNHAREKIFSCLKMPQSKVSVQSSLGFLFLYGIHGEGEQLGELMNSVWNFALGLGQNVKDSKLIITELGQCDPLIKHVPDNPSISRIHDLWYAKSLSSHHPDDQDALLMKGPLGNVFVDPREF from the exons ATG GTAGCACAGCTGCTTGAAAATGAGGAGCTTGTCGGAGTGGTTCGAGGATGCATCAAGCATGTGGGGACTGGTTTTGGGGGAGTATATGTGATGGGTTGCATACTAGGCCTTCGAGTCTCTCCCACACACCG GCGGATGGGAATTGGATTTCAATTGATGAACTCAGTGGAGGAGTGGCTGCTGAGAAAAGGAGCACAGTACACATTCCTGGCCACCGAAAGGAACAACACCGCCTCTACAAATCTATTCACTTCCAAATGCAATTACGTGAACATCAGCTCACTAATCATATTTGTGCAACCAATTTGTTCATCTGCAAAACATCTGCTGCCTCAAAATATTAAAATAGAGAAGTTGCATGTAGACCAGGCAATTTCCCTGTACGAAAACAAGCTAAGAACCAAAGACATATCTCCAACAGACATGGATGTGATCTTAAAGGAAAAGCTCAGCCTGGGCACTTGGGTGTGTTATTTCGAAGAACAGGGTTGGATCAACTTGGACGGTGAGGGAAACAACAAGGGAACAATCACCAAAACGCAAAGCTCTTGGGTCATCTTTAGCATGTGGAATAATTGTGAACCTTACAAGCTTCATATAAGAAAGTCACATCCTCTAAGGTATTTTCATGCTACCTTAAACCATGCAAGAGAGAAAATCTTCTCCTGTTTGAAAATGCCTCAGAGTAAGGTCTCGGTGCAAAGCTCCCTTGGGTTTCTCTTTCTCTATGGGATTCATGGGGAGGGAGAGCAGCTTGGTGAGCTTATGAATTCTGTTTGGAATTTTGCATTAGGATTGGGGCAGAATGTGAAGGACAGCAAGTTGATTATAACTGAGCTGGGGCAGTGTGATCCTCTCATAAAGCATGTCCCAGACAATCCCAGCATTTCACGTATCCATGATCTCTGGTACGCGAAAAGTTTGAGCAGCCACCACCCTGATGACCAAGATGCTCTGCTAATGAAGGGTCCTTTGGGAAATGTGTTTGTTGATCCAAGGGAATTCTAG
- the LOC112197434 gene encoding probable N-acetyltransferase HLS1 isoform X2, with product MRNNMVDKAVNKFLIREFSADTDIEVVGKLERNCELGSKRGVSIFTNMMCDPLCRIRFYPLHIILVAQLLENEELVGVVRGCIKHVGTGFGGVYVMGCILGLRVSPTHRRMGIGFQLMNSVEEWLLRKGAQYTFLATERNNTASTNLFTSKCNYVNISSLIIFVQPICSSAKHLLPQNIKIEKLHVDQAISLYENKLRTKDISPTDMDVILKEKLSLGTWVCYFEEQGWINLDGEGNNKGTITKTQSSWVIFSMWNNCEPYKLHIRKSHPLRYFHATLNHAREKIFSCLKMPQSKVSVQSSLGFLFLYGIHGEGEQLGELMNSVWNFALGLGQNVKDSKLIITELGQCDPLIKHVPDNPSISRIHDLWYAKSLSSHHPDDQDALLMKGPLGNVFVDPREF from the exons ATGAGAAATAATATGGTTGACAAGGCAGTGAACAAGTTTCTTATAAGGGAGTTCAGTGCAGACACCGATATTGAAGTGGTGGGGAAGCTAGAGAGGAACTGTGAGCTAGGGTCTAAAAGGGGGGTCTCCATTTTCACTAACATGATGTGTGACCCTTTATGTAGGATTAGGTTCTACCCCCTTCATATTATCCTG GTAGCACAGCTGCTTGAAAATGAGGAGCTTGTCGGAGTGGTTCGAGGATGCATCAAGCATGTGGGGACTGGTTTTGGGGGAGTATATGTGATGGGTTGCATACTAGGCCTTCGAGTCTCTCCCACACACCG GCGGATGGGAATTGGATTTCAATTGATGAACTCAGTGGAGGAGTGGCTGCTGAGAAAAGGAGCACAGTACACATTCCTGGCCACCGAAAGGAACAACACCGCCTCTACAAATCTATTCACTTCCAAATGCAATTACGTGAACATCAGCTCACTAATCATATTTGTGCAACCAATTTGTTCATCTGCAAAACATCTGCTGCCTCAAAATATTAAAATAGAGAAGTTGCATGTAGACCAGGCAATTTCCCTGTACGAAAACAAGCTAAGAACCAAAGACATATCTCCAACAGACATGGATGTGATCTTAAAGGAAAAGCTCAGCCTGGGCACTTGGGTGTGTTATTTCGAAGAACAGGGTTGGATCAACTTGGACGGTGAGGGAAACAACAAGGGAACAATCACCAAAACGCAAAGCTCTTGGGTCATCTTTAGCATGTGGAATAATTGTGAACCTTACAAGCTTCATATAAGAAAGTCACATCCTCTAAGGTATTTTCATGCTACCTTAAACCATGCAAGAGAGAAAATCTTCTCCTGTTTGAAAATGCCTCAGAGTAAGGTCTCGGTGCAAAGCTCCCTTGGGTTTCTCTTTCTCTATGGGATTCATGGGGAGGGAGAGCAGCTTGGTGAGCTTATGAATTCTGTTTGGAATTTTGCATTAGGATTGGGGCAGAATGTGAAGGACAGCAAGTTGATTATAACTGAGCTGGGGCAGTGTGATCCTCTCATAAAGCATGTCCCAGACAATCCCAGCATTTCACGTATCCATGATCTCTGGTACGCGAAAAGTTTGAGCAGCCACCACCCTGATGACCAAGATGCTCTGCTAATGAAGGGTCCTTTGGGAAATGTGTTTGTTGATCCAAGGGAATTCTAG
- the LOC112197434 gene encoding probable N-acetyltransferase HLS1 isoform X3, translating into MQVAQLLENEELVGVVRGCIKHVGTGFGGVYVMGCILGLRVSPTHRRMGIGFQLMNSVEEWLLRKGAQYTFLATERNNTASTNLFTSKCNYVNISSLIIFVQPICSSAKHLLPQNIKIEKLHVDQAISLYENKLRTKDISPTDMDVILKEKLSLGTWVCYFEEQGWINLDGEGNNKGTITKTQSSWVIFSMWNNCEPYKLHIRKSHPLRYFHATLNHAREKIFSCLKMPQSKVSVQSSLGFLFLYGIHGEGEQLGELMNSVWNFALGLGQNVKDSKLIITELGQCDPLIKHVPDNPSISRIHDLWYAKSLSSHHPDDQDALLMKGPLGNVFVDPREF; encoded by the exons ATG CAGGTAGCACAGCTGCTTGAAAATGAGGAGCTTGTCGGAGTGGTTCGAGGATGCATCAAGCATGTGGGGACTGGTTTTGGGGGAGTATATGTGATGGGTTGCATACTAGGCCTTCGAGTCTCTCCCACACACCG GCGGATGGGAATTGGATTTCAATTGATGAACTCAGTGGAGGAGTGGCTGCTGAGAAAAGGAGCACAGTACACATTCCTGGCCACCGAAAGGAACAACACCGCCTCTACAAATCTATTCACTTCCAAATGCAATTACGTGAACATCAGCTCACTAATCATATTTGTGCAACCAATTTGTTCATCTGCAAAACATCTGCTGCCTCAAAATATTAAAATAGAGAAGTTGCATGTAGACCAGGCAATTTCCCTGTACGAAAACAAGCTAAGAACCAAAGACATATCTCCAACAGACATGGATGTGATCTTAAAGGAAAAGCTCAGCCTGGGCACTTGGGTGTGTTATTTCGAAGAACAGGGTTGGATCAACTTGGACGGTGAGGGAAACAACAAGGGAACAATCACCAAAACGCAAAGCTCTTGGGTCATCTTTAGCATGTGGAATAATTGTGAACCTTACAAGCTTCATATAAGAAAGTCACATCCTCTAAGGTATTTTCATGCTACCTTAAACCATGCAAGAGAGAAAATCTTCTCCTGTTTGAAAATGCCTCAGAGTAAGGTCTCGGTGCAAAGCTCCCTTGGGTTTCTCTTTCTCTATGGGATTCATGGGGAGGGAGAGCAGCTTGGTGAGCTTATGAATTCTGTTTGGAATTTTGCATTAGGATTGGGGCAGAATGTGAAGGACAGCAAGTTGATTATAACTGAGCTGGGGCAGTGTGATCCTCTCATAAAGCATGTCCCAGACAATCCCAGCATTTCACGTATCCATGATCTCTGGTACGCGAAAAGTTTGAGCAGCCACCACCCTGATGACCAAGATGCTCTGCTAATGAAGGGTCCTTTGGGAAATGTGTTTGTTGATCCAAGGGAATTCTAG
- the LOC112197434 gene encoding probable N-acetyltransferase HLS1 isoform X1 — protein sequence MRNNMVDKAVNKFLIREFSADTDIEVVGKLERNCELGSKRGVSIFTNMMCDPLCRIRFYPLHIILQVAQLLENEELVGVVRGCIKHVGTGFGGVYVMGCILGLRVSPTHRRMGIGFQLMNSVEEWLLRKGAQYTFLATERNNTASTNLFTSKCNYVNISSLIIFVQPICSSAKHLLPQNIKIEKLHVDQAISLYENKLRTKDISPTDMDVILKEKLSLGTWVCYFEEQGWINLDGEGNNKGTITKTQSSWVIFSMWNNCEPYKLHIRKSHPLRYFHATLNHAREKIFSCLKMPQSKVSVQSSLGFLFLYGIHGEGEQLGELMNSVWNFALGLGQNVKDSKLIITELGQCDPLIKHVPDNPSISRIHDLWYAKSLSSHHPDDQDALLMKGPLGNVFVDPREF from the exons ATGAGAAATAATATGGTTGACAAGGCAGTGAACAAGTTTCTTATAAGGGAGTTCAGTGCAGACACCGATATTGAAGTGGTGGGGAAGCTAGAGAGGAACTGTGAGCTAGGGTCTAAAAGGGGGGTCTCCATTTTCACTAACATGATGTGTGACCCTTTATGTAGGATTAGGTTCTACCCCCTTCATATTATCCTG CAGGTAGCACAGCTGCTTGAAAATGAGGAGCTTGTCGGAGTGGTTCGAGGATGCATCAAGCATGTGGGGACTGGTTTTGGGGGAGTATATGTGATGGGTTGCATACTAGGCCTTCGAGTCTCTCCCACACACCG GCGGATGGGAATTGGATTTCAATTGATGAACTCAGTGGAGGAGTGGCTGCTGAGAAAAGGAGCACAGTACACATTCCTGGCCACCGAAAGGAACAACACCGCCTCTACAAATCTATTCACTTCCAAATGCAATTACGTGAACATCAGCTCACTAATCATATTTGTGCAACCAATTTGTTCATCTGCAAAACATCTGCTGCCTCAAAATATTAAAATAGAGAAGTTGCATGTAGACCAGGCAATTTCCCTGTACGAAAACAAGCTAAGAACCAAAGACATATCTCCAACAGACATGGATGTGATCTTAAAGGAAAAGCTCAGCCTGGGCACTTGGGTGTGTTATTTCGAAGAACAGGGTTGGATCAACTTGGACGGTGAGGGAAACAACAAGGGAACAATCACCAAAACGCAAAGCTCTTGGGTCATCTTTAGCATGTGGAATAATTGTGAACCTTACAAGCTTCATATAAGAAAGTCACATCCTCTAAGGTATTTTCATGCTACCTTAAACCATGCAAGAGAGAAAATCTTCTCCTGTTTGAAAATGCCTCAGAGTAAGGTCTCGGTGCAAAGCTCCCTTGGGTTTCTCTTTCTCTATGGGATTCATGGGGAGGGAGAGCAGCTTGGTGAGCTTATGAATTCTGTTTGGAATTTTGCATTAGGATTGGGGCAGAATGTGAAGGACAGCAAGTTGATTATAACTGAGCTGGGGCAGTGTGATCCTCTCATAAAGCATGTCCCAGACAATCCCAGCATTTCACGTATCCATGATCTCTGGTACGCGAAAAGTTTGAGCAGCCACCACCCTGATGACCAAGATGCTCTGCTAATGAAGGGTCCTTTGGGAAATGTGTTTGTTGATCCAAGGGAATTCTAG
- the LOC112199483 gene encoding uncharacterized protein LOC112199483 gives MVVYGAASIGENNRRNNPCLFKGPASTSQVIRWLPPPASFAKLNFDGSVVNNKKAAAGFVIRDHDGSPLFASARAIGHASVPIAEGGVVRDGLYHALLLNCQKPYVEGDSKLIIDSINKKCAPPWRLRTLVKDILSLASNLKAVSFSYVPREANFVADAVTNMGHRSSTPITWSKKLPFSALSAFNFD, from the coding sequence ATGGTGGTTTATGGTGCGGCATCCATTGGTGAGAATAACAGAAGGAATAACCCTTGCCTTTTCAAAGGTCCTGCTTCTACCTCTCAAGTTATTCGCTGGCTTCCTCCTCCTGCTAGCTTCGCCAAGCTCAATTTCGATGGTTCTGTTGTCAACAATAAGAAAGCAGCTGCTGGTTTTGTTATCAGGGATCATGATGGTTCTCCCCTTTTTGCTAGTGCGAGAGCTATTGGTCATGCTTCTGTCCCCATTGCTGAAGGAGGTGTTGTTCGTGATGGTCTTTATCATGCCCTCCTCCTTAACTGTCAAAAGCCTTATGTCGAAGGTGACTCCAAGTTAATTATAGACTCTATCAACAAAAAATGTGCTCCTCCTTGGCGTCTTCGTACTCTTGTGAAAGACATCCTGAGTCTGGCTAGCAATTTGAAAGCTGTTTCCTTCTCTTATGTTCCGAGGGAAGCCAACTTTGTTGCTGATGCTGTTACAAATATGGGTCATAGATCATCTACTCCTATCACTTGGTCCAAAAAGTTGCCGTTCTCAGCTTTGtctgcttttaattttgattag
- the LOC112199484 gene encoding uncharacterized protein LOC112199484, with protein MMMELAGGFKAKHAHFRAGLDSGEILVIKLPDMKVLRIICRSVFLALVMLTLPCIGSIFKRVTVSELESSGSAIFKFEQLGLLFNDLAGEGLRREGDKSLIVSPGNVGMIHAIRGLNVDDNGFEIAMDSDLERKSSVKDESVDFVFAFDLGDAKFVDRVLKVGGIVAVPLSNDPSNAFSKKSNYKIVYLRRYASIFVAMRKTGLAGELQENPGRRRLCQFGSGAKETVLQGLEDVLLEPPRRALAKSSQYLKKMKFLPDLLGNSLENYERRVFVNVDLNEKKGGAIEWFHQNYPKMNTDFEVHNLEIEEQQDEEASSKPQTDVSGWLKENVKEEDYVVMKAEAEVVVDMMQKSTICLVDELFLECNNEWWQNGKSDKSKRAYWECIALHGRLRDLGVAVHQWFL; from the coding sequence ATGATGATGGAATTGGCCGGCGGTTTTAAGGCCAAGCACGCTCATTTCAGGGCCGGACTGGATTCCGGCGAGATTTTGGTGATCAAGCTGCCTGATATGAAGGTACTGCGTATTATTTGCCGGTCAGTTTTTCTGGCTTTGGTTATGCTCACACTGCCCTGCATTGGGTCTATTTTTAAGCGTGTAACGGTTTCTGAATTGGAAAGTAGTGGGTCTGCAATTTTCAAATTTGAGCAATTGGGTTTGCTTTTCAATGATTTGGCTGGTGAAGGCCTTCGCAGGGAGGGTGATAAGTCTCTCATTGTGAGTCCTGGCAATGTTGGTATGATTCATGCTATTCGTGGTTTGAATGTTGATGATAATGGATTTGAAATTGCTATGGATTCTGATTTGGAGAGAAAGAGCTCGGTCAAGGACGAGTCTGTGGATTTTGTTTTCGCATTTGATTTGGGTGATGCTAAATTTGTGGATCGCGTCTTGAAAGTTGGTGGCATTGTTGCTGTTCCTCTAAGCAATGACCCTTCAAATGCTTTTAGCAAAAAATCCAATTACAAGATTGTGTATCTTCGCCGATACGCTTCAATTTTTGTGGCGATGAGGAAGACCGGTCTGGCTGGTGAGCTGCAGGAGAATCCTGGCCGCCGGCGGCTTTGCCAATTTGGAAGTGGGGCCAAGGAGACCGTCCTGCAGGGTCTTGAAGATGTGTTGCTGGAGCCACCAAGACGTGCTTTGGCAAAATCAAGCCAGTacttgaagaagatgaagttccTCCCTGACCTGTTGGGGAATTCTCTTGAAAATTACGAGCGCCGTGTGTTTGTTAATGTGGACTTGAATGAGAAAAAAGGTGGCGCAATTGAATGGTTTCATCAAAACTATCCGAAAATGAATACGGATTTTGAAGTACACAACCTTGAAATAGAAGAACAACAAGACGAAGAAGCTTCAAGCAAGCCGCAGACTGATGTTTCGGGTTGGCTAAAGGAGAATGTGAAGGAAGAGGACTATGTTGTGATGAAAGCAGAAGCAGAAGTTGTTGTGGATATGATGCAGAAGAGCACAATCTGTCTGGTGGATGAGTTGTTTTTGGAGTGTAACAATGAATGGTGGCAGAATGGAAAGAGTGACAAGAGCAAGAGAGCTTATTGGGAGTGCATTGCTCTACATGGAAGGCTAAGGGATCTAGGAGTTGCTGTGCACCAGTGGTTTCTATAA
- the LOC112197919 gene encoding peptidyl-prolyl cis-trans isomerase CYP21-4, producing the protein MARIKPQALLLQSKKKKGPTRISVTTIVLCNLIIALIALSLVATYRYWSRRSLDHSGSDFSAAEEMDAFSKKDDLPGYAILNTSKGLITVELYKDGSPEVVDRFLDLCQKGHFKGMPFSHVIKHYVIKGGDSQGLGVAEDWISKGKLRSQLVTSPKHEAFMLGTTKNKLENKGFELVITTAPIPDLNDKLIVFGRVIKGEDVVQEIEEVDTDEHYRPKSHVGITGVTLKREI; encoded by the exons ATGGCTCGGATAAAGCCCCAGGCTCTGTTACTTCAgagcaagaagaaaaaaggaCCGACTCGAATCAGTGTCACTACCATAGTTCTGTGCAATCTAATCATCGCTTTGATCGCCTTGTCCTTGGTCGCCACTTATCGCTATTGGTCCAGAAG GTCACTGGATCATTCTGGGTCTGACTTTTCTGCTGCAGAG GAAATGGATGCGTTTTCGAAGAAGGATGATCTTCCCGGTTATGCG ATTTTAAACACATCAAAAGGTTTAATCACAGTGGAACTTTACAAGGATGGTTCTCCAGAGGTTGTGGATAGATTTCTTGACTTGTG TCAAAAGGGACACTTCAAAGGGATGCCCTTCAGTCATGTAATCAAACACTACGTAATTAAAGGAGGAGATTCCCAGGGACTTGGAGTGGCTGAAGATTGGATATCAAAAGGGAAGCTTCGTAGTCAACTTGTGACGAG TCCAAAGCATGAAGCTTTTATGCTTGGAACTACGAAGAATAAACTAGAGAACAAAGGATTTGAGCTTGTTATCACGACGGCACCTATACCAGATTTAAATGACAAGCTTATTGTGTTTGGACGTGTCATCAAAGGAGAGGATGTGGTGCAG GAAATTGAAGAGGTTGACACAGATGAACATTATCGGCCTAAATCTCATGTAGGGATCACCGGTGTGACTCTAAAACGTGAGATATAA